The following are from one region of the Ochotona princeps isolate mOchPri1 chromosome 4, mOchPri1.hap1, whole genome shotgun sequence genome:
- the SMIM35 gene encoding small integral membrane protein 35, with the protein MELAGRCRFQEAVSLSAGDESISTLGLILGVGLSLLLVSILGYSLAKWYQQGYCWEGPNFVFNLYQIRNLKDLEVGPPFTISGHISSPDGGYLKFANGLV; encoded by the exons ATGGagctggctggcaggtgcaggttccAGGAGGCTGTATCTCTTTCTGCAGGTGACGAATCCATCAGCACTCTGGGCCTGATTCTTGGCGTCGGGCTGTCGCTGCTGCTTGTGTCCATCCTGGGCTACAGTCTAGCCAAGTGGTACCAGCAAGGCTACTGCTGGGAGG gGCCAAATTTTGTCTTCAACTTGTATCAAATCCG GAACCTGAAGGATCTGGAGGTGGGGCCGCCCTTCACCATCAGCGGCCACATCAGCAGTCCCGATGGTGGCTACCTGAAGTTCGCCAATGGACTAGTCTGA